In the Endozoicomonas sp. SCSIO W0465 genome, TTCAGAGTCAGTGGTTTCTACTACCTCGGTAACCTCTATTTGAGTACTAAGGAGCGAGTTGTTAAGAATGTCTCGCTGTTCACTGGTTAATGTTGAAATGGAATCAATAAAATTCTGGAAGAGTTCAGATTGCATATCACTCCCCTACAACGTAGATTTTATGGGAGTTTAGCTGATTCAACCATTAACGGTAACTTAGCCGAAGATGAGGTTTATGAAGATAAGCCAGGTGTGATGTGGAAAAGAGTCTACTGGACTTTTCGTGGAAGACTGGATTTCCAACCAATGCGCATTAATCTGATGCGGCAACATTTGCACCATGCACTGGAACCATTGCTATCCATCTTAGCTGATGACCGTCATGAAGTCAGTGTCATCAGGCATAGGGAAGCACCCTATGTCGTGTCTGTTGATATGAATGCTTATGAATTGGGGAAGATTCCATCTTTAGGTCCCCATTTTGCCTCATTACTTAGATAGTTCTCGTCCAAAAACGCATCAGGCAATCATAATTAGATTGTACGTTCGTTTTGATATTTCCTGAAATTCCAGAGAGCCGCAAAAACTCTTCCCTTTTTTTCTCTAATCTGGGACGGATATTGGAGAAAAACGCGAAAAGCAGGCAGAAAACATCCTCCCACCATGCTGGAAAGGTACTTTCATGTAGCGTGGAGGTGGCTATCAGGATGGTGCCGGGTGTCTGGCCAGAATCACCAGGTTGTAACAGACCACCGATAACCAGCAATGAGAATCAAAACGCTCAGAACCCTTGCAGTGGCAACGTGATAGCCCAAAACATCTCTTTAGCCACGAAATTCCCGCTTCAATACCTGCCCGGAAGCGAAAGAGCGTTTTATACACATACTGACTTTTAGTCATCTCTTCGACTTCAAGTCCGCGCTTCTTATTAAAAGCTACATCGCTGATTCCCATGGCCTTGGCTTTTTCCAAATTAGCGCGACACGCGTATCCGCCGTCACCGCTTGTCTGGCGAGGTACACGACCATAAATTTCTTTTTGTCTTTCCATCATCGGAATGAATTGGTCCGAATCCGCTGGGTTACCTTCCTCAATAACCAGGTCCAGGATCAATCGACTTTTTCCCTGAACCAGGTTCAGTTTATGGCCATACTGTACTTGCCGCCTGTCTTTTACGATGATATCCGTATGGGGTTCATACAGGCTAACCACTTTTTCCTGGGCTGGCACCTTTTCACCCTTAAAGACCCTGCGCTCTGTCTGGGAGACTATTGCATCCACCAGGGGTAACAGGTGATCCACATCGGCCTGCCACTTGTCGGCATCATCAGCCAGGAGACACTGCCCCTGCTGACGGGCGTTTGCTAGCGTGACAGTAGCTTCGATAAGTACCTTCCGGGATTTTCGGGTCAACTGCAGCAGTTTTTTATAATGCTGATGCCGCTCTTCTTTGCCAGCGTAGATGCATTTTCTGGCCGCATCTTTTACGGCTCGGTTGTGATGGGTATATTCATAAAGCGGTGTCGCTGTCAGTGTTTGTCCCCGTTCCAGCAGCCGACAAATTTCTTTAACGGAACTGGCTAAAAGATCACTGTCGCAAGGAGGTTTGATATCCGATTCGGTGACTGTGCTGTCAATAGCCACAGTGCGCCCTTTTTCAATACCCTGATCTTTAGCGGTCATTAGCTGACAGTTATTAATCCGTTCCCATGTAGATGCAGTAAGAAGGCTGATGAGCCCATGCAAACTGGAGCGA is a window encoding:
- a CDS encoding ISNCY family transposase, with the protein product MHGLISLLTASTWERINNCQLMTAKDQGIEKGRTVAIDSTVTESDIKPPCDSDLLASSVKEICRLLERGQTLTATPLYEYTHHNRAVKDAARKCIYAGKEERHQHYKKLLQLTRKSRKVLIEATVTLANARQQGQCLLADDADKWQADVDHLLPLVDAIVSQTERRVFKGEKVPAQEKVVSLYEPHTDIIVKDRRQVQYGHKLNLVQGKSRLILDLVIEEGNPADSDQFIPMMERQKEIYGRVPRQTSGDGGYACRANLEKAKAMGISDVAFNKKRGLEVEEMTKSQYVYKTLFRFRAGIEAGISWLKRCFGLSRCHCKGSERFDSHCWLSVVCYNLVILARHPAPS